Within the Cydia pomonella isolate Wapato2018A chromosome 3, ilCydPomo1, whole genome shotgun sequence genome, the region CAATTAGCAAAGGTAAGGTGAATTGGGATAATTTTGAAAAGGGCAAATATTTAGAAAACcagtatcatttaatattttagcaACAATAACGCTACTACAACGCTTACTATAACATCTTGCTTACTGTTTTGCTACAGTAGAAACTGATTCGAGTTTAGTAGAGAGCGTGGGGGGGTTGGAGACTTTGGTCTTGGTGGACGTCGTGCGCAGTCGCTTGTATTTATATAAGGGGCAAAGTATATGTAGATATGTTAGCATTATCGTAATTTGTTACTTTGCTTGTGCAGGAGGAACCACCGGTGGAAGAGGAAGAAGACGAGGAGGCGAAGAAGGAGCGCCTAGCGAGGAAGAAGGCGGAAGAGGAAGAGGCCCGCAGGAAGGCCGAGGAGCTCCCGCCGCCGCTGCCCCCGCCGCCGTCCCCGCAGCCCGAGCGCGCAGAAGAGGTACGTTACTTTTTACTGACTGATAATATTGGCTGAGGAGGTAGAGGGAGGCAGACGGTAGAATAGCACGGAATACGGCCGAGATGTCACTTTGATATTTATCGAGATATAAAGCGGAGGACAGATAGGCGCGGAAAAAGGATGAGAAAACTGTCCAAGAAGGGAATAGTACTTTGTgtaacgaggggggtaagtgtaACTCTGGAAGCGAggaaattaaagacccgagtttgcaatatgcttacccccggagttacacacaatgtttttcattacacttgcgaagaaaaaactattataagcgaaataattcttaaatacggtgacatttgaaacattcgtccgccattttgtaatttcatgacagattaggcatcgaaggcagaGACCTATtgggcattcagccacgattgaaaattatgtaaaaatatattaaacggctgttaaaataatcaaagtaaataattttaaatataaacaaaactattaaattataaaagtcagtattttaaaagtaaaactcatttatgctacttggtttttatgaataagtgtcataataaaaattaaaaaaaaaaaaaaaaagctgtaactccctagggagttataggttttttttcacaatccataactcctgagggaacaatataggcctttgtccttaaGTACACCTGCaagaaataagatctttttcgagcaagtgtgatgaaatagtacattacgatacaagtgcgaaaaataggaaattcgaaacgagtggcgataaattaaaacacgaccgaagggagtgttttaaatcgacacgagttgcgaattacctattcgcacatgtatcgtacaacgttttacagtacatatggccctttaaatgttcgacacagtaacatgaTATgttacttctcgcactagtgctataaagtagccccatatgtaatGTCTAAAAATCTAAAGGGTCAAATAAACTAAAACGTTTtaagatacatgtgcgaataggtaattcgcaactcgtttcAATCTAAATAAAACCCTtgcttcggtcgtgttttaatttatcgccactcgtttagtatttcctacttttcgaacttgtatcttaatgtactattattaaataGTATGCattgcttttcatttattagaAATTTTCAGTCAGACCACGCTAAGTGTTCATAGTTAAGTTGCTACACTTGCTACGTCAAGTATGGATCTTCTGCAAGTTTCTGCAAAGTTAACGTGGTCAGAGTATATATAacactttaaattaaaatattacccAACTTTACATAGATGGTTATTCTTCTAAAATAGACCATACGAAACTACTTACAATTTCTGAgttataatgataatttgtaATTAACCAACGATGCATCACACAGCTGCATCCCCTGGAGATCCCGCTGAACGAGCCGGCCGAGGTGgaggccgccgcgccgccgccgggcgTGGAGCGGCGCGTGCTGCTGACCGAGGACGCGCTCCGCCGCTGCAAGCTGCGCGCGCTGCGCAGGAAGATGACCACGCCCCTCACCGACGCCGCCCTGCCCCTCACACCCTCGCAGGAGCTCCAACAACCCACCAACTTCAAATCGCTCCCCGACAACACCGACATCATCCGTGGCTCCTCATCCATCTCCGAGAACGACGCCCTTCCCTTCGCGTCCATCATGGCTATTGTCACCTCTTACAAATATCTAGTCAACTCCTGGACGAAAGGCATTGTGGACTTCGGTGTCACGTCTGGCAAACAGTTGCATTCGAGCAAAAAGGAACGATTCCAAACTGCCCCCGTGCATGTTATTCCGAAGATTGGTATTGGGAAACAGGTAACtaaactttttagggttccgtagtcaactaggaatccttatagtttcgccatgtccgtctgtctgtctgtccgaggctttgcctCGTGGTCGTtactgctagaaagctgaaatttggcatggatatataaatcaataaagtcgACAGACAGTCGTAcaataatatctaaaaaattaatttttttagggtacctcccctacacgtaaagtgggggtgaacatttttttttgcttcaaccctacagtgtgggatatcgttggaaaggtctttcaaaactaataggggtcttcaacaaacatttcttgataaagtgaatatattcggagataattgctccaaaagaaaaaaaaatgtgtccccccccctctaacttttcaaccataggtccaaaaaatatgaaaaaatcttggaagtagagcttaagaaagacattaaatgaaaactatagcggatatgatcagtttagctgtttttgagttatcgcaaaaagtttccccttcatagtaaaaagacgtacacccacagttcatcccttggttaacaatctaccatactttaagctccagtttagctcaTTGAGACAGAAGagcaactacggaaccctactctgagcatggcccgacatgctcttggccggttttttattgatattctTATTATTGTAGTGAGACAGATTGTAGATGCTATAGGCTAAGTTGCGTGTGTTGATCTTAGTGTTATAACACCCGCTACCCGCACGAAGTGAAGCATAAAAATAATCAAGAGGCCAACGTAAATCTGCTCTTGAATGTTAAATATCTATCTAATAGATTTAAAATCCTCTTGCTTTTTCGTTTTGTAGGCATACCACGCTAACATCGACGTAGTAGGCGAGGGGGCTACGTGGGAAATGGAGGACATTCTGACTCGGAAGTTCTTCCCGAAGTACGATCGCGGCATCATCACGACATCCACGTACAGCTGCGCCTTCTTCGCGAGAAACGGCTTGTATTACCTGTACGACGGCAGCCCCTGCAATGCAATGGGACTCAGAGACGACAAGGGCAAAGGCGCCGCTTGTTTGTTGCGGTTTAGAAGTCTTCATGATCTTGTTGCCAGGTGATTTTGCCCTTAGTGCCTAGACGGTGACATACAGCATCGTTTTTTCTGGCTTTGTGTTGAAAAGTAAATTACGCTGGTAAATGTAAAACAAGACTAAGCTTGTATACTTAGctagttaatagtacattacgatacaagtgcgaaaaataggaaattcgcacatgtatcgtacaaaattttacagtacatatggccatttAAATTTTCGGCATAGTTACCACCATATTAGAACTCTGGTCCATTAAGCTTCATGGATTTTGAAATTTACCccacaaagtgccaaaaatatgtgtataaataaataaatattataggacattattacacaaattgactaagtcccacagtaagctcaataaggcttgtgttgagggtacttagacaacgatatatataatatataaataattataaatacttaaatacatataaaacacccatgactcaggaacaaatatccatgctcatcacacgaataaatgccctaaccaggatttgaacccgggaccatcggctatATACCTTATTGTATATGACCTTATTGTCCATATTGTCCTTGTTGTCTGGTAGTGTGTTAGAtagttacatatttttggcactatgTACTTATCCATATTTATTACCTTTGTAGTATCTACtagtaaaaaaatctattatcgTATTCCATTTGAGAAAATTAATAGGTATTCCGGTTTCAGGATAATGTACAACAAGGATGGGACGACTGAAGACCAACAGTTCATAGCGAGCGCCATACTGGTGCGCCGGCTGTTGGCGCAGCCGCGCTACAAGCTGCCGGAGGACTACGACTACGGAAAAATGGCGCCCAAATCGCACAAATCCAAATCCACTCTTGTCCCTGAGCCGAAATCATCAAAAAGAACCTCCATAGCCATCGAAGAACCAAAGAGCAAAATTAAAGTTGGGTACTACCTATGCGACGGTCTCTACAAAATAGAAGGAACCACCTGCCTCAAAGATAGGTCAGGAAGTTCGAACATGAAGTCCTGTCATTTTGTGAGTCTAATGGCCATGTTAATGGCCACTATGCATCCTATCAGGACTTGGGATCACACGATGGTGGACACCTGCATAGAGAAAggtctagaaatatatcaaaaagCATCAAATTTAGCACCATGCGAAAAAAGAGTTATTAAAAACGTTATTGTGGATGGCAAATTCATCaatgtaaatataaagaaaataatagtCATAAACAACAATACAGATAAGAAAATAGAACAATATATAAGCGCCGTAGCACGACGACTTCGTTACTTCCTGATACATTTCCCGCAGTGCAGTTTGGTGGTGTGCCATTCCGACGGGTACTACCATTTGTTCGATCCGTACGAGTCGCCCAAGGAGGAACCTCGCGAGAGAACCGGAGTCGACCCGAAGCCATGCGGGCCCTATGCTTCGTGGACGCTATACCGTTCTCAAGAAGCATTAATAAACAGATTGAGAAAAACAATTGCCGGCAAAACCGTTGAAACACCCACGTTTTACACTTTCGAATTGACATCAATAAAAACTGCTCCGCGACATTCAGCCCTCAACTACAGACTCAGTCCTCTGTTTAAGCCTGACGAGAACCCTAACTCGCCATATTTGAAACACAGAAGGGTACGTCCTTTGGTAGACGAAAAAATGTACTGGCTCAATATAGAGTCCATACCCTGGTCCCGAATGAATCCAACAAACGACTTAGGATTCCCACGTAAAACGCCTCGTACTTTATGGAAAGAATGGGACATTGAATTCCCTGGTGATTTATATTCACTATGGGGCTCCGTACACCCGCTCGATAACAAATTTGATGAGAGTAGTCGTGGTAAACAATACTTGGCCACTAGTGTGGTCGCCATAGTCATGTCGCAAGCTTGCCACCTCAGCGCGTGGACCGGCAGCTTCCTGGACGGCATTGTGAACGCCGGAGACAGGTATCACAAAAAATGTGTACAAAAGATCGGAGCAGCGGAAAATCATGAACTAACAGTTGCAGATTTGGATACGAAATTCGATGACATGTTTCCGTATTCGTTTAGCGCTAAATTCGATAACATAATATTCGGCTTCGTGTACAATATGTTGCCAGATAGATTTAACCTCAGCAAAGCGTTAGATTACTTCTTCGAAAGTCATGAATTGGGTCTGTTAGTCAGCCCTACCAAGAACTTGGCATTTGGTCGAACTGgcagatcttatttcatgtttgaTTGCCAAAGCTATGGCGCACCTGTCTTTTGCCCAGGACAAGGGGCATCGTACATGCTTAAATGTGAAAGCTTGAATAGACTTGTCTATTGTATGACATTGACACTAAACATAAGAAGACATGGAATACAATTCCACTTATTTAGCGTGAACATTTCTCTTAcggaaaaatctaaataatgtTTGCAATCGtgataaattataattgttagTGTAATGTATTGACCGCATTGACTTCCGTTTgattaaatattgttaatatacctACCTCATGTGTCTATTTTAcccacagataagaaatttaaTTGTAGAGTATTCCATATAGATCTTAATAATGAGCGCCACGCCTATGGTGCACTTTCAAATCTTGCTTTGGAATTAAGATTAGAGGTcagaaccacgagcgtagcgagtagcGTGTGGTTCGAAAAGAGGTATCTGGAGCGATACGGAGCAATGCTAAGCCGAACGGATTAattattagctgaaaattgttgagcaatcgcgacatctattgtcaactagcagtactgataaattccgCTACTTGATTACgaaatttttataattaattaatatagttTTGCCTTTACGAAGCTTTTAGCTTTTTTTGCTTTTAGAATGCTTCGTAAAGGCaaaactataatatattaagTGATTTGCGCAGAATATGGGATAAGATACGAGTATGTGTAATATCTTGCTAGAGTTGCTAACCGTGGAGTCTTAACCGACTTCGGTTCCCAGAAGGGGGAGACCTTCGAGGTTGTGTATTCGGTGGTGGGTGTAGGCGTGGGAGGTGAAGTCACAGAGTTTAAGGTTTAGTTTAGTGTTTGAGGGGTCTGAGATTCGGGGTTCAGGGATTGGGGCTTGACGGGTCTGGGTTGGGGGGGGTCGAGGGGACGGTGAGCTGATGGGTTGGGGACTGAGGGTCGGGGGTTAGGAGTTGAGGGGTCGACGGTTGAGAGTTAGGAGTTAGGGGTTGACGGGTCGGTATTGGCGGTTGAGGTGTTGGAAGTTCAGGATCGAGGGTTTCGGTAATCAGGGTGAGGGAATTGGATCAACGGTGGGGCGGAATCTCAAAATTATCAATCTGGGCACTTTTTATCGGCTACCCCTACTCGCCAGAATTAACTCCCGAgtaatttctatttttttccaaaattattgGAAGACAGACATCCGTGGAACTAATGAGGATAACACGGTGatgaccaggggtcggacaaaaagtgcggatgacgtaaaaatgacgtacttaatcttgcacacaggatgatgtttgagtttgtatttaaacttccgtgtgacatgtagtaacaaagtagtattaatgaagtaacaaaataatcgtaaataaatccatggaattaataatacaggtggtagggtgatgtagtgaataaaataaatttcacgaaacttgttaccataaggtataattatttgaaattagttagaacaagtctgtgggatcctcagataaataggtttaatagtcaaaagtgggaacagtaggtaagattagcagtatacgtgtttgtcacgtacctccaaaaacggaaaattgccacaatattcgagtaaagatgacattttagagcgttttcttatatattagtaaatataaattttagctaaatataatcgtgaggatacaatagctaaacaataacgaagtcaatttattgttcagtcagcgtcaaatacttcgtagcagtcaaagtagccaaatagttcggtacaccatatatttagtatggtgtaccgaactatttggccactttgactgctacgaagtatttgacgctgactgttcatctgattgacaatgtgtcagtcaaaaacgtacttactcatttcaagtggcgatatcgtttaataaagtggtcaataaagagattgataaatgatacgtgataattgtttatgaaaatcaaaaatactatttgaaatcatcctataagtggtttgacgtcattcgcactttttgtccgacccctggtcatCAGTGTCATCACTTACAATATTAAAGTCCACTGCGAAGCTACGTAAATACAATTACGAGTAGGACCCACATAGGATACCTAAggaccgcgaaccacgttcgacgtgttgcctctctggtcgaacttgtaaattcgtatgtaagtgtgacatggaggcaacacatcgaacgtgattcgcggtaggcccttccTTTCTCAAGTCAGAAGAAAACTGAAAGCATGTAATAGAAGTAATAGTAGATGCGTGTGGCGCTGAGCGAAGTTCAATAATGTTCATATCGTAATTCGAATATAAACAATTCTTAAGATGCCATGGTTCTaggagcggagtttttgaaaactcGTACtgcttttttggatcacaatacggttgacAAAACtgtaattagcaatcttgaggttTTTCTCTAGAGACTTCAGCGATTcaaatcctgattttttgactttcgccaCCTTTCGctcgatataaaaaaatcacgGATTACCTAAAATGGACTTTAAATATTCgcaacaatttatgcacaaaagctaaacatgaatcattatgaaaattgcttctagaaatgcgcaattttattttcgagagaactcagcgattacttttttctttttttaatcttataacaaattaaaattcaaaaatatcacGCAGATCCATCTTGCTCGCGCTTACGCCCAGTGAGAGCTATACCTACCATTATTCGCTATGTGCCCGACTGTCACGTAatctagcgtccgcaagtctaggggaaaacgtcaattcactccatcttataaaactactccataactaaaaactactgaacggaatTTCATaggactttcatctatcaatagagtgattcatgaggaaggcttaggtatataacttgttagcgttttgtgtaaattggttgaaatataatgatgttctcggaaaaaaatcacgctggcttttttcttttttttttataccacgacggtggcaaacaagctaggagctttaatcgaaaacgctgcctaatccgtttgagctataacaacacaatgtatggtggggttgtttctcattcataggtctacaagaAAGTCCGccatgttaaatgtctatcttttaaggataacttactatacccattcttaactgcTAGAacaagatcacgtaatatgtggcatttgcaaagctatttacacggatacattatttacaattatcaaattaaatacgttagttatattaagcatttcatagagattacaatggtcccttataccattcaatttaaataaatattttaggagaaatcgtaaattaaagtttcattgcgagccatataacttgtgtgaaatgttaaagacgctatccgcagttagttctaatttttaccaccttatgcgctgggatcgctttacttacccccaccatgcacttcgcacggtcccaaccTTACCTTATAATAAACCTACGTAATACAGTCAGCTTCACCTTCAGTAATAGATAGTTTCAATGCTTCAGGTTCGTAGGCCCCTTAATTAACAAAAAGCAATGTCTCAATTATTTCGaccactatatatatatatatatatttgctttaaaatgtcaaaatgcAGTCTACTTCACTGATTTCAATGCATGcgcaaaacatttttgtttaattttaagcgCGTTTAATGATCTGGATTTATTTCGAAACTAGCAATCTCAGGTTTTGCATACTACACACACGTGTCAGGGTACTAACCTGTTAAGGTATTATCGTTTAaggtattatattttacttactggTAATTGTTGTGGCCAgtataagtagtttattttagtCATTCTCCGTCTGCATTTTAATCAAgtcattaaaactattttaattaccAATACCTAACAAAaattatagtttcggaaaaaagtggctgtgacataatcggacagacagacggacatgacgaatctataagggttccgttttttgccatttggctacggaaccctaaaaacagtatATTCTAAAAGTACCATAGTTGTATTGCACAAGGCGTTCACtgattaaaatatttcctttgccagaattaatctttgtattcctaagatgtatttaagaagtggagaCACAGATTTTTGATTTAGGTGGGGTAAGGTGAGTTTTGGCGTTGACGACGTCTAgggttaataattgtttaagtttaggttctaacTAAAGTTAGGATCATTCTCTACTAAATCAAAGATATAGAATTATAGACGTacatttcatctaaatcggttcagcggttattgattccccatacaaatctACACCTGACTTTTCACTTTTAAGGGAAAATTTGTGGGATATAAACTATTATATATTCTTTCTCGGGACCgtaactatctctataccaagttttatctaaatcggttcagctaTTATTGATTTCTCATACAAATCTCTACCTCCCTTGTCACAcccttaagggatgatttttgAGATTAAAACTATCTTATATTCTTCCTCGAGACTCAAACTGTCTGTatacaaaattataacaaaattggTTCAGCTGTTTAAGCACGCGATTTTAggaggaattaaaaaaaaagttattttttcatattttgtatatttttagttCGGAATGGTGTGGATATGTATCATAAATGAATTCGGCATCctcgatttatacgaaaacgataccaaacttggcctagtagcttaaatgatatagatatcaagataaagctGAGAGCCCCCTCCCTCCCCATTAAAATCTTGGGGCTCCACTTcttaagggcctactaaagccgcgaataccggttcgtaagccacgcccgctagcttcctcagtccccgctagcacgcacacatggaagcgctccgcggacTCCGCGCACGTGtaggtgaaagctccatctagcgttacaaaagttaactacgattatacgtggtcagccagaaacttaattcttagaaaataaaaaagatggcgttattacttgctactagaaaataaaaaaatatattgttgtaaattgtaataaatctgagactacaatatagccaatttttattgttgatttttggaagatgttaatagtatagttaattgtaagtataacactacctatcttaGACCTTCTTCTTCCCATTATCACCAATATCtttaataattcaatttctCTATGTAGCTTTCCGAACTCCTGGAAAGACGCTGACATTATTCCCCTTCCAAAAAAGTCCAACCCTTCTTCCTTCTCTGATTTTAGACCTATATCCATTCTTCCATTCCTCTCAAAGGTTTTAGAGCGGCTTGTACAGTCGCAATTAACttcttttctaaataaaaactcCTTGTTTAATCCTTTCCAGTCAGGGTTTCGTTCCGGTCACAGCACGGTCACCGCACTAGTAAAGATTTCCGATGATATCCGTTCTGGCATGGATAACCGGAAGCTAACGGTATTGACGTTGTTAGATTTTAGCAACGCATTCAATACCGTTGACTTTGACATCTTGTTGGGGGTATTGCGTTCTCTCAATGTTTCTCCTGCAGCAGTTAAGTGGTTTCACAGCTACTTGGATGGTCGCCGGCAACGGGTTAAAGCTGATAACTCTTTATTTTCATCTTGGTGCAGTACGGTGGCTGGCGTTCCGCAGGGTGGCGTGCTGTCCCCTTTACTCTTTtcaattttcataaattctATTACTTCTAATCTCCTTTCTTCTTATCATCTCTATGCCGACGACCTCCAAATCTACTCCCAAGGCCTGCTTGACGATTTACCCCTTGTTGTTCATTCCATTAACACCGACTTAGAACGCATTTCTGAATGGAGCTCTTGCTATGGTTTAAATGTTAATCCGTCCAAAACTCAAGTTATTATCATTGGCAGCCCGAGAAGCATAGCAAGAGTCGATTTCGAAAGTTTACCTGGTGTTTTATTCGATGGGGTACTCATTCCCTTTTCTAACCAGGTTAAAAATCTTggcgtgataatagatcgaacTCTTTCTTGGTCTCCGCAGATCAGCGAGGTGAGCAGGAAGATCTTTGCTACAGTTGGTTCCCTACGTCGCCTTCGTAACTTCTTGCCTCtcgccactaaaattgcgcttgcTCAGTCTCTCCTTCTGCCTATTTTAGATTATGCAGATATCTGCTATTTAGACCTTACTGAAGAGCAATTGAACAAACTTGATCGACTTCAAAATGTTtgcattagatttatttttggattGCGCAAATTTGATCATATTTCAAGCTTTCGTTCAAAGCTTAAGTGGCTACCTATTCGTTTCCGTCGCAACGCACATATTCTCTCCCTCCTGTATGCCACTCTGTTTCACCCCAATACTCCTTGTTATCTTAAAACTCGGTTTAAATTTCTTTCCTCTATCAGATGCTCTCAAAATCTGTTACTAGTTCCCCCTCCTTCCTCTTCGAAATTTTACATTAACTCTTTCAGTTTTCGCGctgtccggctgtggaatgctCTGCCCGTTGACATCAAACGTGCTAAATCGCTCTCTATTTTTAAAAACCGATTAAAAgaacattacttgtctctttcataaatgtagttgttattcttgaaattcttcgttatttgtatggcttttcctttgtcatttatttatatatttatttgttatttatatattgtttatatatagtaataaatgtagtatacctatatatattaaatatttgtagtatatgtattttattttatttttgcaccacccgttaccttgattatgttcgccatttctctatctgaaggttgtctggaagagatcgctgtttagcgataagtccgcctgttgttacctacatatttatacctttacatactttgtaccattttttttttttttgtagtgtgcaataaagcattttattattattattatttttttttttttttaatttgtttttctcTCCTAAATGGAGGTGATTTTACTTCCATAATCGCGGGCTTTTGGCCAAATGATGATGGAATTTAAGATCCTACTGTTCTAAAGATAGGAATTTACGTACTAATCTACAAGTGTTCATGATCACTGCTTTTTGTagaagtatgtatgtaagtggGTGTACTTCAAGAGTTTTTAGACTAGTGTGCAGAGTGCGGGGAATTACGCCTGTGGACGAAATTACAATCGGAACAGTTTTAACTGTGCTTACTTTCCATTGGTTTTTGATTTCTATGGTCAAATCGGTGTATTTGCTGATTTTCTCGGTATGAGTGG harbors:
- the LOC133516006 gene encoding uncharacterized protein LOC133516006 isoform X4; translation: MPQKEMPQVSCHETARSSEHVEKAFIPPNLKKGMLETHSLTVLPCTKEKTNIHYGILKGNFNMYDTKFGAKSRGRQALTMSVMAYCLAFHYHPKQWTSKLVDSLVDSGDEWYLQCLEKVHDHSAVQGICEVLPYGKKQTLVLNGKKMQVLLGEPDIIGYTMSKDPTVYNLCRGLIAFFKDHRAGILLTRVLKVVIWKDKVCYYIFDPAGRDSRAYSNYANGAAALINVVDVKSVAEVLLSRSILDDQKYVLASLKVLRMVKETADEDFESDQELTQAEKAMLGYRIMNENCAIVNANMHLGERCFEEAKYRQAVPIAVVAMTYAKISPPNTWFSKTLDKILRLGNKLYHECVHPKVLIDLTIDNIPNVITLGPYSCEIIIYRERVKGQLFTPKECIFNIRSGLVDFFSHEYNSGILEFNNYFMAVWRQKEMFYLFDPYPRTIDGSRSFKSGRACCWMLLNPESMAQVLIKNWDYMPATTQFYIHAFKVLKLKKKQPKTALVCTLSDENIPGRKKIKRTVLHAAKSRGDSREVIHDVMPAVSSVSVMKNRSKAAEPKMDEEQMGDIVSLVDSIQDDYVPSIPLKYKNMPPEAFEDRVVNLDSPTVSVTQVVPPWPAPRDKSHEAPEPDPSPEPTPPPTPPPPPIPEGGVEEEEPPVEEEEDEEAKKERLARKKAEEEEARRKAEELPPPLPPPPSPQPERAEELHPLEIPLNEPAEVEAAAPPPGVERRVLLTEDALRRCKLRALRRKMTTPLTDAALPLTPSQELQQPTNFKSLPDNTDIIRGSSSISENDALPFASIMAIVTSYKYLVNSWTKGIVDFGVTSGKQLHSSKKERFQTAPVHVIPKIGIGKQAYHANIDVVGEGATWEMEDILTRKFFPKYDRGIITTSTYSCAFFARNGLYYLYDGSPCNAMGLRDDKGKGAACLLRFRSLHDLVARIMYNKDGTTEDQQFIASAILVRRLLAQPRYKLPEDYDYGKMAPKSHKSKSTLVPEPKSSKRTSIAIEEPKSKIKVGYYLCDGLYKIEGTTCLKDRSGSSNMKSCHFVSLMAMLMATMHPIRTWDHTMVDTCIEKGLEIYQKASNLAPCEKRVIKNVIVDGKFINVNIKKIIVINNNTDKKIEQYISAVARRLRYFLIHFPQCSLVVCHSDGYYHLFDPYESPKEEPRERTGVDPKPCGPYASWTLYRSQEALINRLRKTIAGKTVETPTFYTFELTSIKTAPRHSALNYRLSPLFKPDENPNSPYLKHRRVRPLVDEKMYWLNIESIPWSRMNPTNDLGFPRKTPRTLWKEWDIEFPGDLYSLWGSVHPLDNKFDESSRGKQYLATSVVAIVMSQACHLSAWTGSFLDGIVNAGDRYHKKCVQKIGAAENHELTVADLDTKFDDMFPYSFSAKFDNIIFGFVYNMLPDRFNLSKALDYFFESHELGLLVSPTKNLAFGRTGRSYFMFDCQSYGAPVFCPGQGASYMLKCESLNRLVYCMTLTLNIRRHGIQFHLFSVNISLTEKSK